One window from the genome of Gopherus evgoodei ecotype Sinaloan lineage chromosome 2, rGopEvg1_v1.p, whole genome shotgun sequence encodes:
- the STEAP4 gene encoding metalloreductase STEAP4, with translation MEKNSSNMIPLTENSPPKKEMVCIFGTGDFGRSLGYKMLQCGYSIAFGSRNAQTSSLIPKGTEVLSHREAAQKADIIIVAIQRQHYNFLTELTEVLHGKVLVDVSNNLKINQYPESNAEYLAQLVPGAKVVKAFNTVSAWALQSGTLDASRQVFVCGDDNKAKQMVMDIVRTLGLTPLDQGSLLAAREIENYPLQLFPMWKFPIYLAIGLSAFFFFYSLIRDVIYPCIYENKDLSFFIAISIPNRVCPIVALILLALVYLPGIIAAILQLHRGTKYSRFPDWLDKWMLCRKQLGLVALVFAFLHVLYTLVIPIRYYVRWRLNVYVISQIKDNRTDPFNNTNGWISDSYLALGILGFFLFVLLGITSLPSVSNSVNWREFRFVQSKLGYLTLILCTAHTLVFGGKRFLNPSMYRWYLPAAYMLSLIVPCIVLAIKFVLIFPCIDRPLTQIRQGWERNSKGSKQSYYNDSKSAV, from the exons ATGGAGAAAAATTCTTCCAACATGATCCCTCTTACTGAAAACTCTCCCCCTAAAAAAGAGATGGTGTGTATTTTTGGAACAGGAGATTTTGGAAGATCTCTGGGATATAAAATGCTCCAGTGTGGCTACTCAATAGCGTTTGGAAGCCGAAATGCACAGACTTCCAGTCTGATTCCCAAAGGCACAGAGGTACTGAGCCACAGAGAAGCTGCGCAGAAGGCTGACATTATTATTGTAGCAATTCAGAGACAACATTACAACTTCCTCACAGAGTTAACTGAAGTTCTCCATGGAAAAGTATTGGTGGATGTAAGCAACAACCTCAAAATAAACCAATATCCTGAATCCAATGCTGAATACCTTGCTCAACTGGTGCCAGGCGCTAAGGTAGTGAAAGCATTTAACACCGTGTCAGCATGGGCCTTGCAGTCAGGCACGTTGGATGCAAGCAGACAG GTGTTTGTCTGTGGAGATGACAACAAAGCCAAACAAATGGTGATGGATATTGTTCGGACTCTTGGTCTTACACCATTGGATCAAGGCTCTCTCTTGGCAGCCAGAGAGATAGAAAATTACCCATTGCAGCTCTTTCCAATGTGGAAGTTTCCCATCTACTTGGCTATTGGCctaagtgcattttttttcttctacagTTTGATTCGTGACGTAATCTACCCCTGCATATATGAAAACAAAGATTTATCATTTTTTATTGCAATTTCCATTCCAAATCGGGTCTGCCCCATAGTGGCACTCATCCTTCTTGCTTTGGTTTACCTTCCTGGCATAATTGCTGCAATCCTCCAGTTACACAGAGGTACAAAATACAGTCGTTTCCCAGACTGGCTGGACAAATGGATGCTTTGTAGGAAACAGCTTGGATTAGTAGCCTTGGTTTTTGCTTTTCTACATGTTTTGTACACGCTTGTTATCCCTATTCGCTATTATGTAAGATGGAGATTAAATGTTTATGTCATATCTCAG ATAAAGGACAACAGAACAGATCCATTTAACAACACTAACGGCTGGATTAGCGACTCTTATCTGGCTTTAGGCATCCTGGGATTTTTTCTGTTTGTCTTGCTCGGAATAACTTCCTTGCCCTCTGTCAGCAACAGCGTCAACTGGAGAGAATTTCGATTTGTACAG TCCAAACTGGGATACCTGACACTGATTTTGTGCACTGCACATACGCTGGTCTTCGGTGGAAAGAGATTCTTGAACCCTTCAATGTATAGATGGTATCTTCCTGCAGCATATATGCTTTCTCTCATTGTTCCTTGCATTGTCCTGGCCATTAAATTTGTTCTGATATTCCCATGTATAGACCGACCACTCACACAAATTCgacagggctgggagaggaacTCCAAAGGTTCAAAACAATCATACTACAATGATAGCAAGTCAGCAGTATAA